A window of Nitrospirae bacterium YQR-1 genomic DNA:
TAACGGACAGACCCGGACATGATTTCAGGTATGCTCTGGATAACACAAAAATCACTGCCGAGCTGGGCTGGAAACCTTCCGTAAAGTTTGAGGAAGGTATAGAGAAAACCATAGAGTGGTACAAGGGAAACCAGTGGTGGTGGCAGCCGCTAAAGAGCCGCCTCAGCCATGAAAGCGGAGGGTTTTGGAAATGATGAAAGTCATGGTAGTTGGCGCAGGCGGAATGCTTTCCAGCGACTTGGTGCCGTTTTTAAATGAACACGGGCATCAGTGCCGTGGCTTTACTATAGATGAGCTGGATATAACTCGCATTGATGCTCTAAGGGAAAGCATTGATAAGACCCAGCCAGATGTTGTTGTCAACTGTGCCGCCTATACAAACGTGGATAAGGCTGAGTCGGAGCGAGACTTTGCCATGACAGTTAACGCTCTGGGTGTACAAAACCTCTGTATTGTGTGCAATGAAAGGGATATCCCGTTTTGCCATATAAGTACGGACTACGTCTTTGGAGGCCCTGATGCTCCCTTAAGGAGCACTCCATACACACCGTTTGATGAAACCTGCCCCTCCGGTCAATACGGCTTTACAAAGCTGGCCGGTGAAAAGTACGTAACATGGCTTATGAGTAAGTTTTATATAATCAGAACAAGCTGGCTTTATGGAAAATATGGCAACAACTTTGTTAAGACAATGCTGCGGCTTTCACGCCAAAGGCCGGAACTCACTGTCGTTAATGACCAAATAGGCTCTCCCACATGGACAGTCAGTCTTTCAGAGGGAATACGATGCGTGATAGAAAGCGGTAAGTATGGCATTTACCACGTAACCGACGAAACAGACGGCGGCATAAGCTGGTATAATTTTGCCGTTGAGATATTAAAGCTCAGAGGTATAAGCACACCGGTAAGGCCG
This region includes:
- the rfbD gene encoding dTDP-4-dehydrorhamnose reductase; translation: MMKVMVVGAGGMLSSDLVPFLNEHGHQCRGFTIDELDITRIDALRESIDKTQPDVVVNCAAYTNVDKAESERDFAMTVNALGVQNLCIVCNERDIPFCHISTDYVFGGPDAPLRSTPYTPFDETCPSGQYGFTKLAGEKYVTWLMSKFYIIRTSWLYGKYGNNFVKTMLRLSRQRPELTVVNDQIGSPTWTVSLSEGIRCVIESGKYGIYHVTDETDGGISWYNFAVEILKLRGISTPVRPITTAEFPTPARRPAYSVLDLSQTILCTGFKPLRWMASLENYLKIDIDA